The Desulfosporosinus acidiphilus SJ4 genome has a window encoding:
- a CDS encoding methyl-accepting chemotaxis protein, whose product MNWFLNRQIRTKIFALIVIMAIFMGGLGFAGYYYNEKSNRDLVLMYNSYMFKAKDNYDMRNQLRAGEASTLMLLQGPSIITKEDLLKDIKSRNSNFEADLNDLASRQTDAYEKAKIAEIRQSLALYERSQQAAINMYISDAQSSESKDGAYLYYLNTAFPYLNSTNNPLMDISNYEMKDAANVYSQNEADISSAIRTIFVLSIAALGISIALGILIASFISNSLNEAIVQIEQIANGNLLIENLKRRSNDEVGRLTRAFNKMAQNLRSLVTEVAESSEKVAASSEELLAITEESTAASNQIATAMADVTKDGKKLTAAIDETSTDIKNVSAGVHEVSENSSNVDRLMQRTSSAVVEGQRAVLTAVEQVNRVGQGTEVVNQAVGVVATSSGKIRDIIAVISAIAEQTNLLALNAAIEAARAGEQGRGFAVVAEEVKKLAEQSQKAAEEVAFLIQENQINIDHAVSAMSSGAANVQAGVETVRKAGDAFEKIAELVNEVSPLIQGISLSIQEILSGEKSIESSIEVVGVISQKTSHQSLIVSASAEEQMASMEQISASSQTLTVLAQNLQEAISMFKF is encoded by the coding sequence ATGAACTGGTTTTTAAATCGGCAGATTAGAACTAAAATTTTTGCGCTGATTGTCATCATGGCAATCTTTATGGGAGGACTCGGCTTCGCAGGTTACTATTATAACGAAAAATCAAATAGGGACTTAGTCCTTATGTATAATAGCTACATGTTTAAGGCGAAGGATAATTATGATATGCGCAACCAGCTCCGAGCAGGAGAAGCTTCAACGTTAATGCTTTTACAGGGGCCATCAATTATAACTAAAGAGGACCTTTTAAAAGATATCAAAAGTCGTAATTCAAATTTTGAGGCAGACCTGAATGATCTGGCGTCACGACAGACAGACGCCTACGAGAAGGCCAAAATTGCGGAAATTAGACAATCCCTTGCGCTCTATGAAAGATCCCAACAGGCTGCCATTAACATGTACATCTCGGATGCACAATCTTCGGAGTCAAAAGATGGCGCCTATCTGTACTATTTAAATACAGCATTTCCATACCTGAATTCTACCAACAACCCCCTCATGGATATATCAAACTATGAAATGAAAGATGCGGCGAATGTTTATTCACAGAACGAAGCAGATATATCAAGCGCAATCCGAACAATATTTGTATTGTCAATAGCAGCTTTGGGGATCTCTATTGCATTGGGCATCCTAATTGCAAGTTTTATTTCGAACTCCTTGAATGAAGCCATCGTTCAGATAGAACAGATTGCAAACGGCAATTTGCTGATTGAAAATCTCAAAAGAAGGTCCAATGATGAGGTTGGACGCTTGACTAGAGCGTTTAACAAAATGGCCCAGAATCTGCGTAGTCTGGTGACTGAGGTTGCTGAGTCCTCTGAGAAAGTTGCCGCATCCTCCGAAGAGCTGCTGGCAATCACTGAGGAAAGCACAGCGGCTTCAAATCAAATAGCAACGGCGATGGCAGATGTGACCAAGGATGGCAAGAAACTAACTGCAGCTATCGATGAAACATCTACAGATATCAAGAACGTGTCTGCCGGTGTGCATGAGGTTTCAGAGAATAGCAGCAATGTCGATAGACTTATGCAAAGAACTTCCTCGGCAGTAGTGGAGGGGCAGAGAGCAGTACTAACAGCAGTTGAGCAGGTGAACAGAGTCGGGCAAGGGACGGAAGTGGTCAACCAGGCAGTTGGTGTAGTAGCAACCAGTTCAGGGAAAATTAGAGATATTATTGCTGTGATCAGTGCCATTGCGGAACAAACAAACTTGTTGGCACTTAATGCGGCAATTGAGGCGGCTCGCGCCGGAGAGCAAGGACGTGGGTTTGCGGTTGTCGCCGAAGAAGTGAAAAAGTTAGCGGAACAATCCCAAAAAGCGGCTGAAGAGGTTGCATTCTTAATCCAGGAAAATCAAATCAATATTGATCATGCGGTCAGTGCTATGAGTTCCGGAGCAGCAAATGTCCAAGCCGGTGTTGAAACTGTACGTAAAGCAGGAGATGCTTTTGAAAAAATAGCTGAGCTCGTCAACGAGGTATCACCTCTTATCCAAGGAATTTCCCTTTCGATTCAGGAAATTCTGAGTGGCGAAAAGAGCATTGAGTCGTCGATTGAGGTTGTCGGCGTTATCAGTCAAAAAACTTCCCACCAATCTTTGATAGTTTCTGCATCCGCAGAGGAGCAAATGGCTTCTATGGAGCAGATTTCAGCATCAAGCCAGACGTTAACCGTGTTGGCCCAAAATCTTCAAGAAGCTATTAGCATGTTTAAATTTTAG
- a CDS encoding methyl-accepting chemotaxis protein → MKFSIKAKLIVIIVTLVLVSTSVITLFAVETFRNGMVTVAQEKLPSDLAMSKYMIDKLFPGEWAIKDNKLYKGESILNSTDIVDQIGKLAHDNVTIFQGNIRVATNVKNADGSRAVGTKVSPAVEQATLKEGKTYTGEAIVVGVKNQTIYEPIKDQQGNIIGMLFIGVPSSTIDSFISQLTTKVIMFIILELLLSALLIWFIVTKTLRRLHRIMDSAEQVAKGDLSLEIQQANEHDEFGQLSSSFHVMTNNLRHLVRSVQESSVNVAKSSDEMSAITEQSALASSQIAAAIEKVSSGSEKQVSAIADTVSAIEQLSASTQQVAASSNDISLLTVQTAQTTDNGQEAINKVIAQMDSIHNKTELVQQCVQKLEESSDQVNKIINVITGITEQTNLLALNAAIEAARAGQHGKGFAVVADEVRKLAEQSKEAAQQISALIQENGVNIQKAVSAMNDEVNDVLEGINIVDLAGKSFLEITELVQQISSQIQEISSTTQEVASGTGQIASSIQEIERISQDTADQTQTVSAAVEEQVASLEQINSASKGLSSMIQDLEKNVNSFTI, encoded by the coding sequence ATGAAATTTAGCATCAAAGCAAAACTGATTGTCATTATTGTGACATTAGTACTTGTATCGACATCAGTGATTACGCTATTTGCAGTTGAAACCTTTCGCAATGGCATGGTAACTGTAGCGCAAGAAAAGTTGCCATCAGATCTTGCGATGTCTAAATATATGATTGATAAGTTATTTCCAGGGGAGTGGGCCATTAAAGATAACAAATTGTATAAAGGCGAGAGTATTTTAAACAGTACTGACATTGTTGATCAAATTGGAAAATTGGCCCATGACAATGTCACCATTTTTCAAGGAAATATAAGGGTTGCTACAAATGTAAAAAATGCTGATGGTTCTCGAGCAGTGGGGACTAAGGTTTCGCCTGCAGTTGAGCAAGCGACCCTTAAAGAGGGGAAAACCTATACCGGCGAAGCAATTGTCGTTGGTGTAAAGAATCAAACGATTTATGAACCCATTAAGGATCAACAAGGGAATATCATAGGGATGTTATTCATTGGTGTACCCAGTTCAACCATTGATAGTTTTATATCGCAGCTCACGACAAAAGTAATTATGTTTATTATCCTTGAACTCTTGTTATCGGCCTTATTGATTTGGTTTATCGTCACAAAAACTCTAAGACGTTTGCATCGAATCATGGATTCGGCAGAGCAAGTTGCCAAAGGGGATTTATCCTTAGAAATACAACAGGCAAACGAACATGATGAATTTGGCCAATTAAGCAGTTCATTCCACGTTATGACGAATAACCTAAGACATTTAGTACGAAGTGTCCAGGAATCCTCTGTAAACGTCGCTAAATCTTCTGATGAGATGTCAGCCATTACCGAGCAAAGTGCTCTGGCATCATCTCAAATAGCTGCTGCTATTGAGAAAGTTTCCAGCGGTTCCGAAAAACAGGTTAGTGCTATAGCTGATACCGTAAGTGCAATTGAGCAGTTGTCAGCCAGCACGCAGCAAGTTGCCGCTTCGAGTAATGATATTTCCTTATTAACGGTTCAAACCGCTCAAACAACGGATAACGGTCAAGAGGCAATTAATAAAGTCATCGCTCAAATGGATAGCATTCATAACAAGACGGAGTTAGTACAACAGTGTGTTCAAAAGTTGGAAGAGAGTTCTGACCAGGTTAATAAAATAATCAATGTAATTACGGGTATAACAGAGCAAACAAATCTGCTTGCCCTGAACGCAGCGATTGAAGCGGCACGGGCAGGGCAACATGGGAAAGGATTTGCGGTGGTTGCGGATGAGGTTAGAAAACTCGCCGAGCAGTCGAAAGAAGCGGCTCAACAGATTTCAGCTTTGATCCAGGAAAATGGAGTAAATATTCAAAAGGCCGTAAGTGCCATGAATGATGAAGTGAATGATGTCCTTGAAGGCATAAATATCGTTGATCTGGCAGGAAAGTCATTTTTGGAGATTACAGAACTTGTCCAGCAAATATCGAGTCAGATACAAGAAATATCATCAACAACCCAAGAAGTTGCGAGCGGTACCGGACAAATTGCCTCTTCTATTCAAGAAATTGAACGTATTAGTCAAGATACTGCGGATCAAACCCAAACTGTATCTGCGGCAGTGGAAGAGCAAGTTGCTTCCCTTGAACAGATTAACTCAGCCAGTAAAGGATTGAGTTCAATGATTCAAGATTTGGAGAAAAACGTTAATAGTTTTACAATCTAG
- a CDS encoding ABC-F family ATP-binding cassette domain-containing protein, which yields MSVLNVENVSHGFGGRKILEDVSFRLLKGEHVGLVGANGEGKSTFLDIIIGKLMPDKGKVEWSNRVTVGYLDQHSVLSKGKTIRDVLKEAFQGMFDLEAEIMTLYDRMGSASEEEMNKLLDDVGEIQSILEHNGFYMLDAKIEEVANGLGLGEIGLDKDVTDLSGGQRTKVLLTKLLLQNPTILILDEPTNFLDAEHIEWLKRYLINYENAFILVSHDVPFLNAVINVIYHVENANLTRYTGNYEEFVQLAETRKQQELKAYDKQQKEVDRLEDFIARNKARISTTGRAKSRQKQLDRMELIEKPKEKITPTFKFREARAPGKMIFTAQEIVLGYDEPLTRPLNLALERGQKVAIRGVNGLGKSTLLKTLLGYIEPISGAVELGDYLYPGYFEQESSRKNEKTALEEVWDEYPSMANAEVRGALARCGLTSEHIASKMMVLSGGENAKVRLCKLMLKDVNWLVLDEPTNHLDVEAKAELKKAIMNYRGTVLVVSHEPDFYEDWVTDVWNLEEWTTKIV from the coding sequence ATGAGCGTATTAAATGTTGAAAACGTGAGCCATGGATTTGGTGGACGCAAAATTTTGGAAGATGTCAGTTTTCGCTTGTTAAAAGGGGAACACGTGGGTTTAGTGGGGGCCAACGGAGAAGGAAAGTCTACCTTTTTAGATATTATCATTGGGAAACTCATGCCTGATAAAGGGAAGGTCGAATGGTCGAATCGAGTGACGGTTGGATATTTAGATCAGCATTCGGTTTTGAGCAAAGGGAAAACCATCCGGGATGTTCTGAAAGAAGCCTTTCAAGGAATGTTTGATTTGGAAGCGGAGATTATGACCTTATATGACCGCATGGGAAGCGCTTCTGAAGAAGAGATGAATAAACTTTTGGACGATGTGGGAGAAATTCAAAGCATCTTGGAGCATAATGGTTTTTATATGCTGGATGCTAAAATTGAAGAAGTCGCCAATGGTTTGGGCTTAGGGGAAATCGGCCTCGATAAAGATGTCACAGACTTAAGCGGAGGGCAGAGAACCAAGGTACTGCTGACGAAACTCCTGCTGCAGAATCCTACGATTCTGATTCTGGATGAACCGACGAACTTTTTGGATGCTGAGCATATCGAGTGGCTGAAACGTTATCTCATTAATTATGAAAATGCTTTTATTTTGGTTTCCCATGATGTTCCTTTCTTAAACGCCGTGATTAATGTGATTTATCATGTAGAGAATGCTAATTTGACTCGCTATACAGGGAATTATGAGGAATTTGTCCAGTTGGCTGAAACACGCAAACAGCAAGAGCTTAAGGCTTATGACAAACAGCAAAAAGAAGTCGACCGTCTGGAGGATTTTATTGCCCGCAATAAGGCAAGAATCTCCACCACGGGTCGGGCTAAGAGCCGGCAGAAGCAGTTGGACAGAATGGAATTGATCGAGAAACCTAAGGAGAAAATTACTCCCACCTTTAAGTTTCGCGAAGCCCGGGCACCGGGGAAAATGATTTTCACGGCTCAAGAGATTGTTCTGGGTTATGATGAGCCTTTGACCCGTCCCTTAAATTTGGCTTTGGAGAGAGGCCAGAAAGTGGCGATTCGGGGAGTTAATGGTTTAGGAAAATCTACGCTGCTCAAGACCCTTTTGGGCTATATTGAGCCGATTTCCGGAGCAGTAGAATTGGGCGACTATCTGTATCCAGGTTATTTCGAGCAGGAATCAAGCCGGAAGAATGAGAAAACGGCTTTAGAAGAGGTTTGGGATGAATATCCCAGTATGGCCAATGCCGAAGTTCGAGGAGCCCTGGCTCGGTGCGGTTTAACCAGCGAGCATATTGCCAGTAAGATGATGGTTTTGAGCGGGGGAGAAAACGCTAAAGTGCGGTTATGCAAGCTGATGCTCAAAGATGTGAACTGGCTGGTTCTGGACGAACCGACGAATCATCTGGATGTGGAAGCGAAAGCAGAGTTGAAGAAAGCGATCATGAATTATCGCGGAACTGTGCTTGTTGTTTCCCACGAACCTGATTTCTATGAGGATTGGGTGACGGATGTGTGGAACTTAGAAGAGTGGACGACTAAAATCGTTTAA
- a CDS encoding ABC-F family ATP-binding cassette domain-containing protein: MNIMTVENLTKSYSDKILFKEISFGIDEGEKIGIIGVNGTGKSTLLKILAGVEKPDQGSITMGSNVHLEFLPQNPEFEDSATVLQQVFRGNSPVMNLLREYESALEKLNNQPENSGLQKTVITLGQRMDELDAWQLENEAKTILTKLGIAKFDLVVGTLSGGQRKRIALASALINPADILVLDEPTNHIDNDTVDWLEQYLNKRKGALIMVTHDRYFLDRVVGRVLEIDRGKLYPYPGNYSRFLELKVEREEQAEASEKKRQNLLRNELAWMRRGAQARSTKQKARIERFEKLQADKPFENSERLEMSAVASRLGKKVLECSAVQKGFPDRGMVIKDFSYVLLRNDRVGIIGPNGSGKSTLLNILAGRLSPDQGSIDVGSTVKLGYFAQENTALNPENRVIEEIKEIAEVIPTGDGGVLTASQMLERFLFPPSSQWTPISKLSGGEKRRLYLLKVLMGAPNVLLLDEPTNDLDIQTLTVLENYLDDFPGAVVAVSHDRYFLDRVTEKIFSFEGEGTIRQYVGNYSDYREQLYAAAQEEAQAAQQATLRAAISKSGQSGNKSSSPSGMRGQAENQEADRKKERPLKMTFKEQQEFAQIDAQIAQVEEELQTNSQKMNEAGSDFGKLNELAKHQEELERHLDELIERWTYLNELAEKIAQNKKQ, translated from the coding sequence ATGAATATCATGACTGTTGAAAATTTAACTAAAAGTTATAGCGATAAGATTCTTTTCAAAGAGATTTCCTTTGGAATTGATGAAGGGGAAAAGATCGGAATTATTGGGGTAAACGGTACGGGCAAATCTACCCTGCTCAAGATCCTGGCAGGAGTTGAGAAACCGGATCAAGGCAGTATTACGATGGGCAGCAATGTACACTTAGAGTTCTTACCCCAAAATCCTGAGTTTGAAGATAGTGCGACGGTTCTGCAGCAGGTCTTCAGAGGGAATTCTCCTGTCATGAACTTGCTGAGGGAGTATGAAAGCGCCCTGGAGAAATTAAACAATCAACCGGAGAATTCCGGTTTGCAGAAAACCGTGATAACTCTCGGTCAGCGGATGGACGAACTTGATGCCTGGCAGCTGGAGAACGAAGCTAAAACAATTCTTACGAAATTAGGAATTGCTAAGTTTGATCTGGTGGTGGGAACCTTGTCAGGGGGACAAAGAAAACGCATCGCTTTAGCCAGTGCGCTGATTAATCCCGCAGATATTCTGGTTCTGGATGAACCGACGAACCATATTGACAATGACACCGTGGATTGGCTGGAACAATATTTAAATAAGCGCAAGGGCGCCTTAATTATGGTTACCCATGATCGTTATTTTCTTGACCGGGTTGTGGGCCGTGTCTTGGAAATTGATCGCGGCAAATTATACCCGTATCCCGGGAATTACAGCCGCTTTCTGGAATTAAAGGTTGAACGGGAGGAACAGGCGGAGGCAAGTGAGAAAAAACGCCAAAATCTTTTGCGCAATGAACTGGCCTGGATGCGCCGGGGGGCTCAGGCCCGTTCAACAAAGCAGAAGGCCAGAATCGAGCGGTTTGAAAAACTTCAAGCTGATAAGCCTTTTGAGAACAGCGAACGTTTGGAAATGTCGGCCGTGGCTTCACGTTTAGGAAAAAAGGTTTTAGAATGCAGTGCTGTACAAAAAGGGTTTCCGGACCGGGGAATGGTGATTAAAGATTTCAGTTATGTGCTGCTGAGAAATGACCGGGTGGGGATTATCGGACCGAATGGGAGCGGTAAATCCACGCTCTTGAATATCCTGGCGGGGCGTTTGTCTCCGGATCAAGGCAGTATCGATGTGGGATCTACGGTTAAACTAGGGTATTTTGCTCAGGAAAACACGGCCTTGAATCCGGAAAATCGTGTTATTGAGGAAATAAAAGAGATAGCAGAAGTGATTCCCACGGGGGACGGCGGAGTTTTGACAGCCTCGCAAATGTTGGAGCGCTTTCTATTTCCCCCGTCTTCCCAGTGGACGCCTATCAGCAAGCTTTCCGGCGGGGAAAAGCGCAGGCTCTATCTTTTGAAAGTTTTAATGGGGGCTCCGAATGTTCTTTTATTGGATGAACCCACCAATGATTTGGACATTCAGACTTTGACGGTGTTGGAAAATTATCTGGATGACTTTCCGGGAGCTGTGGTCGCCGTTTCCCATGACCGTTATTTTCTTGATCGGGTGACGGAAAAGATCTTCTCCTTTGAAGGGGAAGGAACGATTCGTCAATATGTGGGAAACTATTCAGATTATCGCGAGCAGCTCTATGCAGCAGCTCAGGAGGAGGCTCAGGCGGCTCAGCAAGCAACTCTGCGCGCAGCGATTTCCAAATCCGGTCAAAGCGGCAACAAATCCTCAAGTCCTTCCGGCATGAGAGGTCAGGCAGAAAATCAAGAAGCTGACAGGAAAAAGGAACGGCCCCTGAAAATGACCTTTAAGGAGCAGCAGGAATTTGCTCAAATTGATGCTCAGATTGCCCAGGTTGAAGAAGAATTGCAGACGAATTCACAAAAAATGAATGAGGCAGGCAGTGATTTTGGCAAACTAAATGAGTTGGCAAAGCATCAAGAAGAATTAGAACGACATCTCGATGAACTCATCGAGCGCTGGACCTATTTAAATGAATTAGCCGAAAAGATTGCTCAAAATAAGAAGCAATAA
- a CDS encoding serine dehydratase subunit alpha family protein, with protein sequence MQYAEFLGLLEKELVVSLGCTEPMAIAYAAALAKSYVRGEVTSVKVLASTNVIKNAMAVTIPGIEGSGVNLAAALGVIAGDYRKGLEVLTGLTALDVEKAKKMIAEKLIAVEVAETPKKLYIEVTITAQESYAKVIVADEHTRVALIEVDGKTVLDTFAEDKADEHEESQYSFLSIDSIWDFVQNVSIEDLSIIRKAIELNKTIGLEGLLNEYGLRVGKTIKESVQKGIFADDLITQAMALTAGASDARMSGCPLPVMSNSGSGNQGISATLPVVAVGEKLGAAHEPLIRAVTLSNLIAIYIKTKIGRLSALCGATASGTGASCGITYLLGGGKQEIQTAIQNMQGNVAGMFCDGAKAGCALKLSTCTSTAVQSAVMAIKGIAIQSTDGIIEKTAEQTIANLGRLAAQGTQEVDRIILDIMVNKKVG encoded by the coding sequence GTGCAATATGCTGAATTTTTAGGATTATTGGAGAAGGAACTCGTAGTTTCCTTAGGTTGTACTGAGCCTATGGCGATTGCCTATGCTGCCGCTTTAGCCAAAAGTTATGTCCGGGGAGAAGTCACTTCCGTCAAGGTCCTTGCAAGTACTAATGTCATAAAGAACGCCATGGCTGTAACCATTCCCGGCATTGAGGGAAGTGGAGTGAATCTTGCTGCCGCCCTGGGGGTGATTGCCGGGGATTATAGAAAAGGACTGGAAGTCTTAACGGGATTGACTGCGCTTGATGTTGAGAAAGCCAAGAAAATGATTGCGGAAAAATTAATAGCTGTCGAGGTTGCTGAGACCCCGAAGAAACTATATATAGAAGTAACTATTACGGCACAGGAGTCATACGCCAAGGTTATCGTTGCTGATGAACATACACGGGTTGCTCTCATCGAAGTTGACGGCAAAACAGTTCTTGATACATTTGCGGAAGATAAGGCTGACGAGCATGAGGAGAGTCAATACTCATTTTTATCAATTGATTCTATCTGGGATTTTGTGCAGAATGTCAGTATTGAGGATTTGTCCATCATCAGGAAGGCAATCGAACTTAATAAAACGATTGGCTTAGAGGGATTACTTAACGAGTATGGTTTAAGAGTGGGTAAAACGATCAAGGAAAGTGTCCAGAAGGGGATTTTTGCGGATGACTTGATCACTCAAGCCATGGCTTTGACGGCCGGTGCCTCCGATGCCAGAATGTCTGGCTGTCCTTTGCCTGTTATGAGCAATTCGGGCAGCGGTAATCAGGGGATTTCTGCAACCTTGCCGGTTGTGGCTGTCGGGGAAAAATTGGGGGCGGCTCATGAACCATTAATACGGGCAGTAACGTTGAGCAATCTCATTGCAATTTATATTAAAACAAAAATCGGCCGGCTCTCGGCCTTATGTGGGGCTACAGCATCGGGAACAGGTGCGAGCTGTGGTATTACCTATTTGCTTGGCGGCGGTAAGCAAGAAATCCAGACAGCCATTCAAAACATGCAGGGTAATGTGGCCGGAATGTTCTGCGACGGGGCAAAAGCTGGATGTGCCTTAAAACTGTCAACGTGCACGAGCACTGCGGTTCAGTCGGCCGTTATGGCGATTAAGGGGATTGCCATCCAGTCCACAGATGGTATTATAGAAAAAACGGCCGAACAAACGATTGCCAATCTCGGTCGTCTCGCAGCTCAGGGCACCCAAGAAGTCGATCGGATCATTTTAGATATTATGGTCAATAAGAAAGTCGGATAA
- a CDS encoding YkoF family thiamine/hydroxymethylpyrimidine-binding protein, whose amino-acid sequence MLCAEVSIYPQKTNSPGQVINNSINSLSNENIQYKVGSLSTHIDGNDEQVWNGIKKVFDAAKTSGEVSMVVTISNTAH is encoded by the coding sequence ATGTTATGTGCTGAAGTATCGATTTACCCACAGAAAACAAACAGTCCCGGCCAGGTTATTAACAATTCAATTAATTCTTTGTCCAATGAAAACATCCAGTACAAAGTCGGTTCCCTTAGCACTCACATTGATGGAAATGATGAGCAAGTATGGAATGGTATCAAGAAGGTTTTTGATGCTGCCAAAACATCCGGTGAAGTCAGTATGGTGGTAACTATCTCTAATACCGCCCATTAA
- a CDS encoding YjfB family protein translates to MDLAVTASIMSQGQVQNQASVSVLKKVMDTAKMEGNALVQMMERSLNPNLGGNLDVKA, encoded by the coding sequence ATGGATTTAGCAGTTACAGCGTCTATCATGAGCCAAGGCCAAGTTCAAAACCAAGCATCTGTTTCAGTACTAAAAAAAGTCATGGACACCGCTAAAATGGAAGGTAATGCACTAGTACAGATGATGGAACGGTCATTGAACCCGAATCTTGGTGGCAACCTTGATGTGAAAGCCTAA
- a CDS encoding metallophosphoesterase family protein: MAERKNIKVQLLFMLINICIILPIKPSTVQQTIPTDSNIITPPIKASATNLRDQPLLQFGVVSDIHVQASDKLAKTKFSKMLYDMKEHLNINNIIINGDLGNGNLQDYNVFHNFITTKGKNIRFYYTIGNHEFYNAFRSKKTNGWSPKTFPNGETEQLAIKRFLSLTGQPNVYYDKYISGYHFIFLGSEKSAMSGKEYKDKAYLSANQLAWLRAKLKENYSPHKPMFVFLHQPFPNNTTCSWYRSIQGYVIQRDQLKTLLGHYPEVIFFSGHTHWQLELGREIAKGPFYMVNDSSVAMPIDVNGKKLSNKSEGLVVNVYKNRVVIKGRDFSGETWISNTSHELIYKKES; the protein is encoded by the coding sequence TTGGCAGAAAGAAAAAATATAAAAGTTCAGTTGCTATTTATGCTGATAAATATTTGCATCATACTTCCTATTAAACCTTCAACTGTTCAACAGACAATTCCTACGGATTCTAATATAATTACCCCCCCGATCAAGGCTTCAGCGACAAATTTAAGAGATCAGCCACTATTGCAGTTTGGAGTTGTTAGTGATATTCACGTTCAAGCCAGCGACAAGTTGGCAAAGACCAAATTTTCTAAGATGCTTTACGACATGAAAGAACATTTGAATATCAACAATATCATCATTAACGGCGACTTAGGAAATGGAAATTTACAGGACTATAATGTATTCCATAACTTTATAACGACTAAAGGAAAGAACATTAGATTTTACTATACGATTGGGAACCACGAATTTTATAATGCTTTTAGAAGCAAGAAAACAAACGGATGGAGTCCGAAAACCTTTCCAAATGGTGAAACAGAACAGTTAGCTATCAAGCGGTTCTTAAGTTTAACTGGTCAACCAAACGTATACTATGACAAATATATATCTGGCTATCATTTTATCTTTCTTGGTTCGGAAAAGTCGGCAATGAGCGGAAAAGAATATAAAGACAAGGCTTATCTTTCCGCCAATCAATTAGCTTGGCTTCGGGCAAAACTTAAAGAAAACTATTCACCCCATAAACCAATGTTTGTTTTCTTACATCAACCGTTTCCCAATAATACCACCTGTAGCTGGTATCGTTCGATACAGGGTTATGTTATTCAGCGGGATCAATTAAAAACGTTGTTAGGGCACTACCCGGAAGTAATTTTTTTCAGCGGACACACTCATTGGCAGTTAGAGCTGGGTCGGGAGATTGCGAAAGGTCCGTTTTATATGGTCAACGATTCATCCGTGGCAATGCCAATTGATGTTAATGGCAAGAAGTTATCTAATAAAAGTGAGGGTCTCGTGGTAAATGTTTATAAAAATAGAGTAGTCATCAAAGGGAGAGATTTTAGCGGTGAAACATGGATTTCCAACACAAGTCATGAACTAATTTACAAGAAGGAATCTTGA
- a CDS encoding polysaccharide deacetylase family protein has translation MNLKFKLFLASLCTLVLIIVSFAVKCPAANDYLPGDSLKSNSSKPLVSPAPPSLAVVNQAEPKMTTFPKAGIPVLMYHSIKTLPGNSLGVPVKQFTEEITWLHNKGYHSITTDELYQTLANKAPIPEKPILLTFDDGYSDNYTSAWPILQKSGFRATFFIVTNSVGQGMMSWDQLSDLVKQGNSIGSHTVHHLDLSKLSYNKQENELISSKEALENHLGIKVQALCFPSGKFNKTTLELMAKTGYQLGFTTKQGRVHSGDDLLTLRRERIYGGMPLPSFQKLFP, from the coding sequence ATGAACCTAAAATTCAAGCTATTTCTCGCTAGCCTCTGTACTCTAGTTTTAATCATCGTCTCATTTGCTGTCAAATGCCCTGCAGCAAATGATTATTTACCGGGAGATTCCCTAAAATCAAACTCTAGTAAACCTCTGGTTTCCCCCGCACCCCCATCTTTAGCTGTTGTAAATCAAGCTGAACCAAAAATGACTACATTTCCCAAAGCTGGTATACCTGTACTTATGTATCATTCCATCAAAACCCTTCCGGGCAACTCATTGGGCGTTCCAGTAAAACAATTCACCGAAGAAATAACGTGGCTTCACAATAAAGGCTATCATTCCATAACAACTGACGAACTGTATCAAACATTAGCAAATAAAGCTCCTATTCCGGAAAAGCCAATATTACTCACATTTGACGATGGTTATAGCGATAATTACACTTCAGCCTGGCCGATTCTACAAAAAAGTGGTTTCAGAGCAACCTTTTTTATTGTTACGAACTCAGTAGGTCAAGGAATGATGAGTTGGGACCAACTTAGCGACTTGGTGAAACAAGGAAATTCTATTGGCAGCCATACCGTTCACCATTTAGATTTATCGAAGCTTTCTTATAATAAACAAGAAAATGAACTTATAAGTTCAAAGGAAGCTCTGGAAAATCATCTTGGTATTAAGGTACAAGCCCTTTGCTTTCCCTCAGGAAAATTCAACAAAACAACCCTGGAATTGATGGCAAAAACAGGATATCAATTAGGGTTTACTACTAAGCAAGGAAGGGTTCATTCAGGAGATGACTTATTGACATTGCGCCGCGAACGGATTTATGGAGGGATGCCTCTGCCTTCTTTTCAGAAACTTTTTCCTTAG